The Harpia harpyja isolate bHarHar1 chromosome 13, bHarHar1 primary haplotype, whole genome shotgun sequence genome contains a region encoding:
- the GFPT1 gene encoding glutamine--fructose-6-phosphate aminotransferase [isomerizing] 1 isoform X4 yields MCGIFAYLNYHVPRTRREILETLIKGLQRLEYRGYDSAGVGVDGGNDKDWEANACKIQLIKQKGKVKALDEEVHKQQDMDLDIEFDVHLGIAHTRWATHGEPSPINSHPQRSDKNNEFIVIHNGIITNYKDLRKFLESKGYDFESETDTESIAKLVKYMYDNRDSDDISFTTLVERVIQQLEGAFALVFKSVHYPGQAVGTPVSSPLLIGVRSEHKLSTDHIPILYRTGKDKKGSCNLSRVDSTTCLFPVEEKAVEYYFASDASAVIEHTNRVIFLEDDDVAAVVDGRLSIHRIKRTAGDHPGRAVQTLQMELQQIMKGNFSSFMQKEIFEQPESVVNTMRGRVNFDDYTVNLGGLKDHIKEIQRCRRLILIACGTSYHAGVATRQVLEELTELPVMVELASDFLDRNTPVFRDDVCFFLSQSGETADTLMGLRYCKERGALTVGITNTVGSSISRETDCGVHINAGPEIGVASTKAYTSQFVSLVMFALMMCDDRISMQERRKEIMRGLKGLPDLIKEVLSMDDEIQKLATELYHQKSVLIMGRGYHYATCLEGALKIKEITYMHSEGILAGELKHGPLALVDKLMPVIMIIMRDHTYAKCQNALQQVIARQGRPVVICDKEDIETIKNNKRTIKVPHSVDCLQGILSVIPLQLLAFHLAVLRGYDVDFPRNLAKSVTVE; encoded by the exons ATGCTTGCAAAATCCAGCTTATCAAACAGAAGGGGAAAGTGAAAGCTCTGGATGAAGAGGTTCACA AGCAACAGGACATGGACCTCGACATCGAGTTTGATGTACACCTTGGAATCGCCCACACGCGCTGGGCTACCCACGGCGAGCCCAGTCCAATCAACAGCCACCCACAACGCTCAGATAAAAACAACG AGTTCATCGTCATCCACAACGGCATCATCACCAACTACAAAGACCTGCGGAAGTTCCTG GAGAGCAAGGGCTATGACTTTGAGTCGGAGACGGACACAGAGAGCATCGCCAAACTGGTCAAGTACATGTACGACAACCGGGACAGCGACGACATCAGCTTCACCACCCTGGTGGAGAGGGTCATCCAGCAGCTG GAAGGTGCTTTTGCCCTTGTGTTCAAAAGTGTTCATTATCCTGGTCAAGCAGTCGGTACCCCGGTGA GCAGCCCCCTGCTAATAGGAGTGCGCAGCGAGCACAAGCTCTCCACCGACCACATCCCAATACTCTACCGGACGG GTAAAGACAAGAAGGGAAGTTGCAACCTGTCTCGTGTTGACAGTACCACCTGCCTTTTCCCCGTTGAGGAGAAAGCTGTGGAGTACTACTTTGCTTCTGACGCTAG TGCTGTCATTGAGCATACCAACAGAGTGATTTTCCTTGAAGATGATGATGTAGCAGCTGTGGTTGATGGCCGTCTTTCCATCCACCGGATTAAACGCACAGCAGGCGATCACCCCGGACGTGCTGTCCAAACTCTGCAGATGGAGCTTCAGCAAATTATGAAGG GTAACTTCAGCTCATTTATGCAGAAGGAAATTTTTGAGCAGCCAGAATCTGTCGTTAATACGATGAGAGGAAGGGTCAACTTTGATGACTACACTG TAAATCTTGGTGGGTTGAAGGATCACATTAAGGAGATTCAGAGGTGTCGTCGTTTAATCCTTATTGCTTGTGGGACAAGTTACCATGCTGGAGTTGCG ACCCGACAGGTTCTGGAAGAACTGACTGAATTACCAGTTATGGTTGAACTAGCCAGTGACTTCTTGGACAGAAACACCCCTGTCTTCAGAgatgatgtttgctttttcctcagcCAGTCAG GTGAGACAGCAGATACTTTGATGGGTCTTCGGTACTGCAAAGAGAGAGGAGCCTTAACGGTAGGAATAACTAACACAGTTGGCAGCTCTATATCACGAGAGACAGATTGTGGAGTCCATATCAATGCAGGACCAGAGATTGGGGTTGCCAGTACCAAG GCCTATACGAGCCAGTTTGTCTCTCTGGTGATGTTTGCTCTGATGATGTGTGACGACAGAATTTCTATGCAGGAAAGGCGCAAGGAAATCATGCGTGGTCTAAAGGGACTGCCAG ACTTAATTAAAGAAGTGCTGAGTATGGATGATGAGATCCAGAAGTTAGCCACAGAGCTATACCATCAGAAGTCTGTTCTCATCATGGGACGTGGCTACCATTACGCTACATGTCTTGAGGGAGCTTTG AAAATCAAAGAAATTACCTACATGCACTCTGAAGGGATATTGGCAGGTGAGCTGAAGCACGGCCCTCTCGCACTGGTGGACAAACTCATGCCTGTCATCATGATCATCATGAGAGACCATACATATGCCAAGTGCCAGAACGCTCTCCAGCAGGTCATTGCACGGCAG GGGCGACCTGTTGTGATTTGTGATAAGGAAGACATCGAGACAATTAAGAACAATAAGAGAACAATCAAAGTTCCCCATTCGGTGGACTGTCTGCAGGGGATCCTGAGCGTTATCCCCCTTCAGCTTCTGGCTTTCCATCTTGCAGTTCTCAGAGGATACGAT GTTGATTTTCCAAGAAATCTGGCCAAGTCCGTAACTGTAGAGTGA